The following coding sequences lie in one Arachis ipaensis cultivar K30076 chromosome B03, Araip1.1, whole genome shotgun sequence genomic window:
- the LOC107629051 gene encoding uncharacterized protein LOC107629051 codes for MSPASRSKSKDKKATKESQKPSAKPSGSGNGVAGIPASAYNPLLGTFHTLETSPTATSPIHSNGRFRNIDETDEHPGGSVVPGVEYDSVSNNGSWSGESEDHKEKGSNPPVRPETVPGADNDKREKIRQKNERKHQRQKERRAQELHERCSGYLMSRKLESLAQQLVAMGFSHERATMALILNEGRVEESVAWLFEGGEETESQKDKNVGTGNLKIDISEELARLANLETRYDCSKQEVERVVVNCEGDLDKAAESLRELKQNHSSAPPKLEELGDPPITSNGKQLGVVLQTKPVPLPNQPKKNEKDFNYTKAAATIGVQSESGNKNIQPLKRIQPKSEWAKSQQATILADKRWPGAGSNPSVSYSLAPPLQASPIPSKTEARYMAVGGDIKNLQTGSAREPVIVMQRSQTVNAKQVPATSMSSSPPGMAASWYPTNGVEALRSNGFISHPPTSRSLSPNFLNSNQMYHQLQYQPPQQFVAGSSNSIDPQAINRGNNMWSRTAPSSSLPVASSLGLFSGLGSAATSGASSPVDWSTGGSMQFDYTSIDWSLDKGLTSPRSQSLWLGLSPFSKSSASHRYDSNASGVVAQQGMRSMPSNGSIVPIPGFQEGGVASGESSAAGSREWSSPFEGKDLFSLPRQFVSSPTL; via the coding sequence ATGTCTCCTGCATCCCGATCTAAGTCTAAAGACAAAAAGGCAACCAAGGAATCTCAGAAGCCTTCTGCAAAGCCGTCGGGGTCTGGTAATGGAGTAGCTGGTATTCCAGCAAGTGCATACAATCCATTACTAGGAACGTTCCATACTCTTGAAACGTCACCAACAGCTACCTCACCAATACATTCTAATGGTCGATTCCGGAACATAGATGAGACAGATGAACATCCTGGTGGCTCAGTGGTTCCGGGAGTTGAGTATGATTCTGTTTCAAATAATGGTAGTTGGTCCGGTGAGTCTGAAGACCATAAAGAAAAGGGTTCTAATCCTCCTGTTCGACCAGAAACGGTACCGGGAGCTGATAATGATAAGCGAGAGAAAATCCGCCAGAAGAATGAGAGAAAACATCAGCGCCAAAAGGAAAGGCGAGCACAAGAGTTGCATGAGCGATGTAGTGGTTATCTTATGTCCAGGAAGCTAGAATCGCTTGCTCAACAGCTTGTGGCAATGGGATTTTCTCACGAGCGGGCAACAATGGCGTTGATACTGAATGAGGGAAGGGTGGAGGAATCAGTAGCATGGCTGTTTGAAGGTGGTGAAGAAACAGAAAGTCAGAAGGATAAAAATGTAGGTACAGGCAATTTGAAAATTGACATATCAGAAGAGCTTGCGCGGCTTGCAAACCTGGAAACAAGATATGATTGTTCAAAACAGGAGGTTGAAAGAGTGGTTGTTAACTGTGAGGGTGATCTTGATAAGGCTGCAGAGTCCTTAAGAGAGCTGAAGCAAAATCATTCATCTGCTCCACCAAAGCTAGAAGAACTTGGTGATCCCCCTATTACTAGCAATGGTAAGCAGTTGGGAGTTGTGCTACAAACAAAACCTGTTCCCTTGCcaaatcaacctaaaaaaaatgaaaaggattttaaCTATACAAAGGCAGCAGCTACAATAGGAGTACAATCAGAATCCGGTAATAAAAATATTCAGCCTTTAAAGAGAATACAACCCAAGTCTGAATGGGCAAAGTCCCAACAAGCTACCATACTAGCTGACAAAAGGTGGCCAGGTGCAGGATCTAACCCATCTGTTTCTTATTCGCTGGCACCGCCTTTGCAAGCTTCTCCCATACCATCCAAGACTGAAGCTCGTTATATGGCTGTTGGAGGTGATATTAAGAACCTTCAAACCGGTTCGGCTAGGGAACCTGTTATTGTGATGCAGCGATCTCAAACTGTAAATGCAAAGCAGGTCCCAGCCACCAGCATGAGTTCCTCTCCCCCTGGTATGGCTGCCAGTTGGTATCCAACCAACGGTGTAGAAGCTTTGAGGTCTAATGGCTTTATATCTCACCCTCCTACCAGTAGAAGCCTTAGTCCAAACTTCCTCAATTCTAATCAAATGTACCACCAACTTCAGTATCAACCTCCACAACAGTTTGTTGCAGGCAGTAGCAATTCAATAGATCCCCAGGCAATAAATCGAGGGAATAACATGTGGAGTAGAACTGCTCCATCATCATCACTCCCTGTTGCTTCTTCACTGGGTCTCTTTTCTGGACTAGGATCGGCAGCCACATCAGGGGCATCTTCTCCGGTAGACTGGAGCACTGGCGGGTCAATGCAGTTCGATTATACAAGCATAGACTGGTCGTTGGATAAAGGCTTAACTTCACCAAGGTCGCAATCTTTATGGCTAGGGCTTTCACCTTTTTCAAAGAGTAGTGCTAGTCATAGGTATGACTCAAATGCTTCAGGAGTTGTTGCTCAGCAGGGAATGAGATCGATGCCTTCTAATGGGAGCATTGTTCCCATTCCTGGTTTTCAAGAAGGTGGAGTAGCTTCGGGTGAATCATCTGCTGCTGGTTCTCGGGAGTGGAGTTCTCCTTTTGAAGGGAAAGATCTTTTTAGTTTACCCAGACAGTTTGTTTCTTCCCCTACTCTGTAG
- the LOC107629050 gene encoding uncharacterized protein LOC107629050 — MMFSSSHASSFQVPTPFNKPRKQQHQQLLWKSYHPIQQTNLQQSLFSSVHLPYPLKRNLHKCFLQKQSQSIQEEEQQQFEFERLSSNLNQATLKREPGSLSSAILLVAGTTVGAGILAIPAVTQESGFLASAVTCIVCWIFMVSTGLLIAEVNVKTMCELGSGGVSLVSMAKRTLGTAGVQISSWSYIFIHYALLVAYIARSSDILTNYLGIPIWESATLFSLIFGGLCFFGSQRFIGAINGVLVIGLIGSFAALVAVASGDVHLDALLKANFQAAPASIPIIALSFVYQNVVPVVCTNLEGDMTKVRTAIILGTGIVLALFLIWNAVILGTITDNSMGVDPLQQLQSTSGAVGPIVAAFSFLAITTSYIGFVLGLSDFLADLLQLPSGQNKPLPYILTLIPPLILALLDPEIFFKALDFAGTYGVLVLFGVIPAAMSWSDRYSNSSSASVKIPELVPGGKITLLLVLGGSGYVVLSELIQNFQHL, encoded by the exons ATgatgttttcttcttctcatgCTTCTTCATTCCAAGTTCCAACTCCATTCAACAAACCAAGAAAGCAGCAGCATCAACAGCTACTATGGAAGTCTTATCATCCAATTCAACAAACCAATCTTCAACAAAGCTTATTCAGTTCTGTTCATCTTCCTTATCCTTTGAAGAGAAACCTCCACAAGTGCTTCTTACAGAAGCAGTCTCAATCCATACAAGAGGAAGAACAGCAACAATTTGAGTTTGAGAGGCTGTCCTCAAACCTTAACCAAGCGACTTTGAAAAGGGAACCTG GAAGCTTATCCAGTGCAATTTTGCTTGTTGCAGGCACCACT GTTGGTGCAGGGATCCTTGCAATACCTGCAGTGACACAAGAATCAGGATTTTTAGCATCTGCAGTTACTTGCATTGTTTGTTGGATATTCATG GTTTCAACAGGGTTGCTTATTGCTGAAGTAAATGTCAAAACCATGTGTGAACTTGGTTCTGGTGGTGTATCACTG GTATCCATGGCCAAAAGAACTTTAGGAACAGCCGGAGTTCAAATTTCAAG TTGGTCATATATCTTCATccattatgcacttcttgttgccTATATAGCGCGATCTTCAGATATCTTAACAAATTATCTGGGCATTCCAAT ATGGGAAAGTGCAACATTGTTTTCATTGATATTTGGAGGCTTATGCTTCTTTGGAAG CCAGCGATTTATTGGTGCGATTAATGGTGTTCTAGTAATCGGTCTCATTGGTTCCTTTGCTGCTCTTGTG GCAGTTGCAAGTGGAGATGTACACTTGGATGCTCTTCTGAAAGCCAACTTCCAAGCTGCTCCTGCGAGTATACCAATTATTGCACTATCGTTTGTTTACCAG AATGTAGTGCCTGTTGTTTGTACAAATCTTGAAGGAGACATGACAAAAGTAAG GACTGCAATAATCCTTGGAACTGGGATAGTTCTTGCTCTATTTCTCATTTGGAATGCTGTTATCCTAGGAACTATTACTGACAATTCAATGGGCGTCGATCCATTACAACAATTGCAGTCGACGAGTGGAGCAGTTGGA CCTATTGTTGCAGCCTTCTCATTTCTTGCAATCACCACATCTTACATTGGATTTGTTTTGGGTTTATCAGACTTTCTTGCAGACT TGCTGCAACTCCCAAGTGGTCAGAACAAGCCTCTGCCATACATACTGACTTTAATTCCACCATTAATACTAGCATTGTTGGACCCAGAAATATTTTTCAAAGCCTTGGACTTTGCAGGAACATATGGAG TGTTGGTGCTTTTTGGAGTTATTCCAGCTGCAATGTCATGGTCTGATAGGTACTCAAATTCATCATCTGCATCTGTGAAAATACCTGAACTAGTTCCTGGAGGGAAGATAACACTACTACTGGTGCTTGGAGGATCAGGATATGTGGTTCTTTCTGAATTGATTCAGAACTTTCAGCACCTTTGA
- the LOC107629049 gene encoding probable E3 ubiquitin-protein ligase RHC1A gives MSSGATHWCYECRQPIVLGGRDVVCPYCDGGFVQELNELQGFAPQHAFPSSQMGEFHQMPDFFDALHAFMGRRGPDPRFGFIDAVDNFMRQRMAGRHPNFDVRGRSGPAPGPEQSWGVVSSGPYLIFHGQVPGFTLANGGSPRGGPRGVDFGDYFMGPGLEELIEQLTMNERRGPPPAARTSIDAMPTIKITSAHLRQDSHCPVCKEKFELGSEAREMPCNHIYHSDCIVPWLVQHNSCPVCRVELPPQGHASSRGSRSGGGRNANSSGDSESSSRSRESSHQSQGRRNPLSFLWPFRSSS, from the coding sequence ATGTCAAGTGGAGCAACGCACTGGTGTTACGAATGCAGGCAGCCAATTGTGCTCGGAGGGAGGGATGTTGTTTGTCCCTACTGTGATGGAGGGTTCGTTCAAGAACTTAATGAATTGCAAGGATTTGCGCCTCAACATGCCTTTCCATCATCACAGATGGGGGAGTTCCATCAGATGCCTGATTTTTTCGATGCTTTGCATGCTTTTATGGGGCGGAGGGGTCCTGATCCAAGGTTTGGTTTTATAGATGCTGTGGATAATTTCATGAGGCAGAGAATGGCTGGAAGGCACCCCAATTTTGATGTTAGAGGGAGGTCTGGTCCTGCCCCGGGTCCTGAACAGAGTTGGGGTGTTGTTAGTTCTGGTCCTTATTTGATATTTCACGGTCAAGTTCCTGGATTCACCTTGGCTAATGGCGGCAGTCCAAGAGGTGGTCCGAGGGGTGTTGATTTCGGTGACTACTTTATGGGCCCTGGACTTGAAGAACTTATTGAGCAACTCACCATGAATGAACGGCGTGGTCCACCCCCAGCTGCACGTACTTCAATTGACGCAATGCCTACTATTAAGATCACGAGTGCGCATCTTCGCCAAGATTCACACTGTCCCGTGTGTAAAGAGAAATTTGAACTGGGATCTGAAGCCAGAGAGATGCCATGTAACCATATTTACCACTCTGATTGTATTGTTCCTTGGTTGGTTCAGCATAACTCGTGTCCTGTTTGCCGTGTTGAACTTCCACCTCAAGGACATGCTAGTTCTCGTGGTAGTCGAAGTGGGGGTGGAAGGAACGCCAACAGTAGTGGTGACAGCGAGAGCAGCTCCAGGAGCAGGGAGAGCAGCCATCAGAGCCAAGGAAGGAGAAATCCTCTATCATTTCTGTGGCCGTTCCGTTCTTCCAGTTAA
- the LOC107629048 gene encoding elongation factor 1-beta, giving the protein MAVTFSDLHTESGLKTLDEFLSGKAYVSGDQLTKDDIKVYGFVSEKPGSSFPSAAKWFDVVSSHLAASFPGKAQGVKFAGQGAPAEAAPAKAAAAADDDDDLDLFGDETEEDKKAAEEREAAKKTAKKKESGKSSVLLDVKPWDDETDMKKLEEAVRSIQMEGLLWGASKLVPVGYGIKKLQIMMTIVDDLVSVDSLIEEHLTVEPCNEYIQSCDIVAFNKI; this is encoded by the exons ATGGCTGTTACCTTCTCAGATCTGCACACAGAGTCTGGACTCAAAACCCTAGATGAGTTCCTCTCTGGGAAGGCCTATGTTTCTGG GGATCAATTGACAAAAGATGATATCAAAGTGTATGGTTTTGTTTCGGAGAAGCCAGGTAGCTCTTTTCCCAGTGCTGCGAAGTGGTTCGATGTTGTCTCTTCCCATCTTGCTGCAAG CTTCCCTGGCAAAGCTCAAGGTGTGAAATTTGCTGGCCAAGGTGCTCCAGCTGAAGCTGCACCTGCCAAAGCG GCCGCGgctgctgatgatgatgatgatcttgATCTCTTCGGTGATGAGACAGAGGAGGATAAGAAGGCAGCTGAGGAACGGGAGGCTGCAAAGAAGACcgcgaagaagaaagaaa GTGGAAAGTCATCCGTTTTGCTTGATGTTAAGCCTTGGGATGACGAAACAGACATGAAGAAGCTGGAAGAGGCTGTTCGTAGCATTCAGATGGAGGGTCTACTCTGGGGAGCAT CCAAACTGGTTCCCGTTGGATACGGCatcaagaagctacagatcatGATGACTATTGTTGATGACCTTGTGTCTGTCGACTCCCTCATCGAGGAGCATCTCACTGTCGAGCCATGCAACGAGTATATCCAGAGCTGCGACATTGTTGCATTCAACAAAATTTAA